AGCGACTGCGTTGAGAAAGATAACGCAATGTATAGTTACCACTTCCCACCTTGCCCGTATTCCTAAAGGCTTTGAATCAAGGCagcacttcttcatcttcttgtgaacCGAAGAGGATAAAATAGTAGTGACCAACCACACACTCGGCCTCATCGTAATGTCTTTGTATAGTgaaataaatacatgaaaatcATGTAGAATTAGACGTATTGGAgttatggggaggaaggggaggaggaggaaggggaagggttggaagagaaggggggagagagggaaaggtggaaggttTAGATGGAGAGCTGCGCGCCTCCACTGATTGGCTGAGAaaagtggggagaggggggggggagataagggaaggggggagagataaaggaaaggggggaggggaggtttgTGTGACGGGCTCTTTTCATATTTCAGTGTTTGTTGTTTactccccttgagctgcctcctgtcatgaaaaaataaacaagaaacaaaaacgaAAGTGCATGAACTGACGGGTTTAACCTTTTCAGCGCGCACCGCGTCATGCCCTCTGGTGCCCCCGTGTGCGGTCGGGCAGGGGGGGGTCTCTTTTCGCCCCCACATCTCTGTAACTATGCATTGTAGCAAATATTCAAGCATATCATTTATAAGAAAAAGGCAAATACTATACAACTGGTTATTATCATTGCCATGTTTCATGTCATGATGACTGAAGAAACGCAATACaatttattttcatatgtaaaattatatatataaattataaatTATAATATGATATGTAaattataatattatatttagTATAGTATATTATTGTCGCTATCACTTAGAGGTTGTGACCGCCAACTCGGCAAGACGCAATGCACCCCGCTCTGGTGACTCGCGGCACGCTGCTGCTTCACGCGGGAGGGTGTGGTGGTGTAGGGGAGCAAGCACAGACCACTATACGACGTGGACCAATCAGAAGAAAGTTACCGTGGAGTGTGGAATAGTGCTGAAACGTATTGTGAGCGGGACATTCAAAATTGATCTAATGTCGCGGCAACGATTTAGCACCACAAGCACGGACCGCGGTGCGTTGACGCGACGATTTTGCACTGAAAAGGTTAAGGCAAagtctaattataacaagtctggtcacttccCGCGAAAATCCCGTCCGATTcgcgcatgacgtcacgctgcctttAAATGAAATGTCCGTTACGTAGGACCgagtcagtctgcaacgagacggTGCTGGGCACACAACCTTCAATGCCTGTCCTGCACGACAAGTTCCCCTCTGTAAGTGTCAACAACTGTAAACCTGGCTGAATTCTTCATTATGGGCATCACTATAACATTTTGGTGCTAATTTGATAATTAAAGATGTCAAAGTCTCACTGTTACTCTTATTTAACCTTACAGTCACTTCATATCGTACTCCATGTTATTAGCCTATCACTCTGTGCATCAACCTCAGACGCActctccagcgagagggcgtctgtaaacacTTATCTTCAGACccgaagtcaaaatagctacgaACAATTAtctaacagcaagttaaatcattcttaagctgctggggagcaaaataaagccctgggcgaaaaaatacaaaacctcccAAGCTGCGTTTTGcccgtttgggccgctcaggagactgcggtcTGCGGCCCCCGGCACATTctcccctcagtggtcacacacatcacacacagacgcaaaccttaaaaccttaccagaaAAGcgtaaatacttttttttttctaccagcaggtaccacgtttggacatttggctctaaacgacagccagtattatttttttccgaaatagaaaagaggatccgagttaagtcaaaacagtacttgtctcccagtcgccgccggatagccaatacggtctattttgaggatggacgtccagcagctgtaacagcagcagttttgagtagaggtagaggctgagtatgtaaagaaagaagtataacatatgaagaagtaaatgaggcaataaaaagattaaaaaatggaaaggcagcaggaattgatggaatcacagcagaaatgttgaagtgtggaggagatgtagtcgttaaatggatggtcaagatatgtgaagtaacatggggggggggggggtgccagcagactggacgaaagccatcattgtcccagtttacaaggggaagggcaggaaaggggaatgtgggagctatagaggtataagtctcctgagtatacccggagaggtatatggaaaagtcatgaaagtcagaggtctagagtgcaggcagtggaaatgagttatttgaggagtgtttGTGgtatgagtagaatggatggaatgagtaatgaaaatgtgtacgagcattttggaatgtgtcacaggggtgaagggaagaagtgtggagtggtggaagaagtgaggcgacagactttaaagtggtttggtcacatggagcgaatggaggagagtaagatgaccagaagggtgtatgtgagtgagatagagggagggaatgctagaggacgacctccagtgaaatggaaggACAGGgagcaagagtacgttggggagaggggggaaagatctttgagaaactttgaacaGGCacgcaaggagggagtgtctggatagagaaagttggaagctcttctgccatggccatcccctggtgggagctccgaggagcaggcgtcgatgaaatgatgatgatgatgatatatatatattatatatatatatatatatatatatatatatatatatatatatatatatatatatatatatatatatatatatatatatatatatatatatatatatatatatatatatatatatatatatatatatatgtatataatggTTATATCACACAGTAATTTACTAGTATAATAGTGTAAATTGGTTACCCCCGTCACCAGTATTATTAACTTAGTAAActataagaagaagaatagagaaaaaatatcaTTTTAACCTTATTACTTATATGATTTTTTGTTAAATACGAATGGTGTACTTGCacttgataaagaaaaaaaaatagtatgactgaaaaggtagtatacattggacaaaaaaaaaaaaaaaatacaagtcacccatcaattactaCGTTTTCTGTCCTCGGACCCACCAAGGCTGTGTGACGTCACCTCTGCATAtaagtcacccatcaattactccgttttctgtcctcGGACCCACCGAGGCAGCATGACGTCACCTCTCTGCCACGCGTCTCATGCGCGTGAACAGACTTGTCATATAATTAGACTTTGGGTTAATGCATATCGAATGTGGACCAGTCTgaggccgtattcttaaacctttcggcGCTTAATATCATCtatttaacaagactttcgtgggagtttggggcatttccaggggtagtttaatgaccctggtggtagtttgatccgtcttctgtaccatgatcccACAAAAACACTTATAAAGAcgagactgatctccttttaggcttttggaaataattgatgtgagggattgaagcgtctgaaaataccgaccctgAATCTTTTCGAAGCGATGAAACCCTTTGAGCTGTTGTCGACGGCCTCTTCTTGATGTTCATTGATAAGAGCCACTAGAGTGACACCGACTGCCTGCCCCTGACTGcactacctcaccttaccttaccttatcttttgGTGACAACTAGATTTCTTTTTCACctgtttactctttctcctctcctcctccttctcctcctccacctcctcctcctcctattcctttacttctctcatcacctccctcctccctcctccctctctccttattatCCCTTTCAGTGCAAAATCGTCGCGTCAACGCACAGCGGTCCGTGCTTGTGGTGCTAAATCGTTGCCGCGACATTTGATCAGTTTTGAATCTCCCGCTCACAATACATGTTTCAGCACTATTCCATACCCCACGGTAACTTTCTTCTGATTGGTCCACGTCATATAGTGGTCTGagcctgcctccaccaccaccaactacacAACCACACCCTCCTACGTGAACCAGCTGCATGCCGCGAGTCACCAGAACGGGCCGAACCCAGTCTTGCCCAGTTGGCTATCACAACCTCCAAATGATAGCGACAATAATATACTATACTAAATACAACATTATAGTGGTTTATTTCTAGATACGATGACAAAGTATAATTTTACATATGAAAAATTATGTATTGCGTTTACTCAGTCATCATGACATGAAACATGGGAATGATAATAAGCTAGTTGAATAGTATTTGCCTATGTCTTTCAAATGGTATGCCTGAGTATTTTCTACAATTGCATAGTTACAGAGATGTGGAGCCCGACCGCGCACAGGGGGACCGGACAGCATGACGCGGTGCGCGCTGGAAAGGTTAAACCCATCAGTTGACACaccttcgtttttgttttttgtttaattgTACATAacagaaggcagctcaaggggagtAAAATACAAAcactgaaataagaaaagagcCCGCAAGACGTCACCCTAcccccctttcctttatctctccctcctttccttatctctcccccctcatcacccacTTTCTCAGCCAATCAGTGGAGGCGTACAGCTCTCCACCAATcacttccaccttttcctccctcccccactctgttccaacccttccccttcctcctcctcccctccctccacataACTCCAATACGTTTCATTCTCTATGGTTTTCATGTATTTATTTCACGATACAAAGACATACGATGAGGCCGAGTGTATGTTTGGTCActactattttctcttcttcggtTTACAAGAAGATGAAGCAATGCTGCCTCGATTCAAAGCCTTTAGGTTTAGGAATACGGGTCGAAGTGGTAACTGTGCATTGTCTCTTCGTGTTGTCAGTCGGTCGGTCGGTGACTCATTCAGTCCTGTCACACAGGCGAAGAggtgggtagagagggagagtcaTAGAAACGACTACGCAAgctaatcaatcagtcagtcagtcatcctctGCAAAGATGACTGaccatggtggtggtgtgacggCCGTagcggtgatgctggtggtggtgctggcagcGGGGATGACGGCCCCAATGGATGCGGCGGAGATGGAGAAAACGCCACTCCACACTgatgaaggtaagagagagagagagagagagagagagagagagagagagagagagagagagagagagagagactgataccTTTATTGGGCCATAAGACACACGAGAAAGATTATTCATTTTACAGTCATGAGAGGCCGGTCTGTTGAGCCCAAGCTCTAATACAGGCCTTTGTATTTGTTATATTTGCTGAAGGCCATAACAACATGTCTGGAGCTATTACCCCGAAGCTATAAAAGCAAAATAAAGCAAACGTTACAAAAAGACACCAAAGCTATAAAAAGCAGAACAAAACACAAAAGTTACATAAGACTATGCACATagttataaatgaaaaaaatatgtgtaAAGTTATAAATGAAAGCCAAGACAAACATGAAATACCaatgacgtaaaaaaataatgtgGGACTGGAGTAAAGAACAATccataaaatatacacattagaAAATCaattatttagtttttttatttgttctgaAGTGCATTGTATGTGTGGCTGTTCTTGATATCACTACAGGGTCAGGTGGCTCCATATGCCTTGATCCTCTTAATTAATGTTACCTTACGCTGAGCATGTCACGTCTTTTACAGAAGGCAAGGGTTAAATCATGTGGTCTTatacttcctttcttatttccttccttccctccttccctccctctttcctttcttctttccttccttccctccttccctccctcctttcctccctccttccttccttccttccttccttccttccttccctccctccttccctccctccttcctttcttctttccttccttccttccttccctccctccttccctacctccttcctttcttctttccttccttccttctttccctccctccttccctacctccttcctttcttctttccttgcttccctccttcctttcttccttccttccttccttctttctttcctgcccaCCTTCCTGCTTTGATTTCTCACTTAGTAGTcattctgagccaactcgacaaaataatatactcgaccttgttataacgacccaagataacctagtcagtagtgtcacggtaggagaacacctcggttcttacgatcataaattagtgcgcgtcgacattaaagctcaatcatcagtgactgaaaataaagtaaaggtgcccaatttcaaaagagctaacttcgtagaaatccgacaaaaactaacagaaatacaactatcagatgacggcaacgtagaggaagcctggctaagccttaaaaatcaattactcactcagcagaacgcattcgtccccttgtgcgagaagcgaattaacactaataaaagcccaccgtggtttaatagcgaaattaaacaatcagtcaatgagagaaaattgttttacaggttaaagaaagaacaaagcacgcccgagaacattagactctataatgatgccaggcgactagtaaaaagactagtaggtcaggcaaagcgtagatatgaagaaaatattgcagccaactgtaaaaataatccgaaatctttcttcagttacataaacaacagaaaggcgatcaaaagtggtattggacctttaacaaacagcgacgatgcactagtgactgacagccaacacattgcaaacctcttaaacaattacttttcctcggtgtttaatactaacagtcttcctctcgctaccaccaacaccagtactattgtaaatctcgagcatgcattgcctaattttgaaataacaaccgatgaagtccttaaagctctccattcacttaaaacaaataaaagtcctggacctgacaaagtatatccaactctgctgaaagaaacgaagagcgaaatactctcctccctcacaaccgtattcaatatgtccttgcgacaaggcatcgtcccttcagattggaaaaaggctaacgtgacaccgattttcaagaaaggagacaaaaaagtaccaggtaattacaggcccattagtctaacttcggttgtaggtaagctacttgagggcataattagagacaaaattgtgagttaccttgaaaaccactcattgattggggactcacaacatggcttccgaaacaaaagatcctgcctatcaaacctattaaccttttataacgacctcttcactgtttatgacgtaaccaaatcactggacgtagtctttcttgatttccagaaagcgtttgataaagtcccgcatcataaattactttacaaattaaagcaaataggtattgacggtcaagtaaaccaatggatcgcgaattggttgagcaacagacaacaaagagtagtgattgacggatttaactcagagtgggcgcctgtcactagtggcgtccctcagggctcggtccttggcccagtgctcttcattatttacatcaacgacgtggatgttggactcaataaccgcattagtaaatttgcagacgacacaaagattggtaactcggttctcactgacgaagacaggcaaagcctccaagaggatttgcacaaaatttcagcttggtcggatagatgggagatgccctttaacgtagacaagtgccaggtccttcaagttggaacgaggaataagaagttcgaatacgaaatgcgcggcgttaaactcaaaagcgttcaatgcgtcaaagacttggggtcaaaatcgcgtcaaacctcaaattctcacagcaatgcatcgatgcagcaaataaagcgaacagaatgttgggcttcattaaaagaaactttgattcaagaataaagatgtaatactcgctctacaacagtttagtcagacccacttggaatatgcggtacagtttggtctacCCACCATGCAAAgtatattgctaaattagaaggtgttcagcgtcgggcaacgaaaatgataccttccttgcgcaacaaatcctacgaagaaaggctttctacccttaacatgttctctcttgagaaacgtcgcctccgaggaaaattgatcgaatgttttaaaatacttaatggtttcacgaatgtagacagatcaacattgtttatgatcgatgacagtctgcgcacgaggaacaatggcgtaaaactcagatgtagacaagtaaattcagactgcacaaaaattttcttcaccaacgttgtagtgcgagaatggaataagcttccaccatcagtggtccagtgtaacacgattgactccttcaaaaacaagctcgaccgtcacttccttcaacttaatatcaactagagtagaaatgcaacgttttggagtcttctgattaatgtaaaatcaattaggtttaaggacagaccaccaagtctggaccatggggtctgtgtggtctgattttctatgtaaatctatgtaaatctctctctctctctctctctctctctctctctctctctctctctctctctctctctctctctctctctctctctctctctctctctctctctctctctctctctctcttgtttatctcCATCAGTAGCTAACGGtagaaaattaaaaaaggaaaaaagagaatagggaagaaaggaaaatgaacgaATAAGAGAGCtaggaggaggatcagaagaggagggagggtggtaaAGATCGAGGCGGAGCAATATCTGAGAGCGGCCGTGACTGATAGTGTTATCATGCAAGAAGGTTCCAGAAGTTCCACTAGTCGTGTCATCatagccatcatcatcatcatcatcatccatgacGAGCCTCCACGCTGACACCTTCCGAGTTTCCTCcgcctttcctttcctaattctTTAACTagttggttccttccttccttccttccttccaaggtCCAAAGAGCTCTCTTCTTTGGACcttgcttccttcattcctcaaaTAGTTCACGAGTGCTCAGCCACTGCTTCAGTCACTGCCTCAGCCACAGGCGGCCTGGCGTACGTCGCGTGGCCTCAGCGTCACCGTCACGCCGCCCCTCGCCTGTTTTAGGCGGGCGCTGGGCGGCGCGGCCCCTCAGTTACAGTAGAGGCGGTCGCCTTTGTCGTCGGCGTCGGCGTCGTCGCTGGTGAACGAGTCCTCCGCCCACGGGTCGCCCGTCGCCATCGCCTCGTCCACGTACTCGTATGTGTCTTCGGGGCTGGAGCTGCGGGGCGGCGGCAGGGCCAGGGCAGGCCAGGGAGCGGGGCGGGGACCGGGGCGGGGATGTAGGTACAGAGGCACAGACTTGCGCGGAGCTGGCACCACCGCGGCGCTGCGCCACTCCTGCAGAGCCGCCGCCGGGGAGCCGGGCAGCGCCACGAGCACGCTGGGGGGCGGCAGCGCGGGTGGGGAAGGGCCGCGCCGTGGCTTCAGGTACGGAGACTCTGACTTTCGCGACGCCGCTTCTTCCCGCGACTGAgacttcgtcgtcgtcgtcacctCCGCCGACTCCGCCGCCTCCTACAGACAGAACATCAATGAGTCGCACGAGGTCTCGAGAATCAAATAAAACTTTTAGTTTGACATGGAAActctagatgtgtgtgtgtgagtgtgtgtgtgtgtgtgtgtgtggacgtacCACACGGGTCCCCATGAGGCGGCACAGGCCGGCGCCCACACACGTGCCGGCCAGCAGcagcgccgccgccgcccctgccaGGACAGGCCAGCTGATAGCGATCACCCCGGAGCAGGGGGCGGCACCCCAGGTGGTGTCCTGAGCGGCGGGGGACACGTGCAGCTGCTGCACCACGTGGAAGGCGCCTTCCCCCTGGCCGCTGAGCCGCATGGCCACCACGGGGCCGCccgctaccacctccaccacgccgCGCAGGCCCGCCGCCACCTGGGAGCAAGAGGCGCCGTGAGGGAGTGCCAGgggcagggaggagaaggaagatgagggggcaggggagggggcaaGGGGGCAGGAGCAAGACTCCTCAGGTAGCAGCATACTCACCaggcggggcggcgcggcgggccgGGTGTGGTCCAGCGTCAGGCGCAGCAGCAGTGGCCCTGCCGGCGGCGGGGTGTCCTGCCCACTGCCGTCGCCTGCCGCCGCGGCCAGGCTAAGCTCCGTGTGGTGCAGCGTTAGCCGCGGCAGCGACCCGCCCTCCAGCGTGAACTGAAGGCGGCGCGACAGCGGCGAGAGCGGCACCTCCGTGGCCGCGCCGGCCGCCACGCGCCACACGGGGGTCACtgcggagagagaagagggaaggagtcactgcggggaggaggaggaggagaggtcgtgGCCACGCACACGACAGCCACCCAACACAGAGTCGTCACAGACACTCACGCGCTTGGCAGTTCGTGCTGAAGTGCGGCACGGCCACGCTGACCCACTGGGCGGCGGGCACTCCCTGCGGCGGCGCGTCGGCCAGCCAGGCGGCGCCGAGGTCGTCGGTGAGGGCGAGGCGCAGGGCGTCCTTCTGCCACGTGGCCGCCAGCAGGAAGCGGCGCCACCCGGCTGTCACACGCCCCGACACGCGCCACTCCTGCCGCCGCTCCTCCATCAGGGCCACGCGGATGGCGGAGGCGTGCGTGTGCGTCAGGTTCACGCGTGTGTGCCCGAAGccgccttcctcccccacctccacctccatgaCGGGGCCGGCGGCGGCGGACCCCACGAAACCCCAAAACTCCGCTTGTGCGGCGCGGCGCCCCCCCACGCTGATGTTGAACGCCGGGGACACGAGgcagcctgcacacacacacacacacacacacacacaggaagaaagATATTTATACATTAAACATTATATATGAACAGAAGCCCGTCtgaatatcaacacacacacacacacacacacacacacacacacacatacacacacacaggaagaaagATATTTATACATTAAACATTATATATGAACAGAAGCCCGTCTGAAtatcaacacacacgcacacacacacacacacacacacacacaagaaagaaagatattgATACA
Above is a window of Eriocheir sinensis breed Jianghai 21 chromosome 8, ASM2467909v1, whole genome shotgun sequence DNA encoding:
- the LOC126995415 gene encoding uncharacterized protein LOC126995415 isoform X2 is translated as MVVAMVVVVMGVVVTSPALADDPSLFEGCLVSPAFNISVGGRRAAQAEFWGFVGSAAAGPVMEVEVGEEGGFGHTRVNLTHTHASAIRVALMEERRQEWRVSGRVTAGWRRFLLAATWQKDALRLALTDDLGAAWLADAPPQGVPAAQWVSVAVPHFSTNCQALTPVWRVAAGAATEVPLSPLSRRLQFTLEGGSLPRLTLHHTELSLAAAAGDGSGQDTPPPAGPLLLRLTLDHTRPAAPPRLVAAGLRGVVEVVAGGPVVAMRLSGQGEGAFHVVQQLHVSPAAQDTTWGAAPCSGVIAISWPVLAGAAAALLLAGTCVGAGLCRLMGTRVEAAESAEVTTTTKSQSREEAASRKSESPYLKPRRGPSPPALPPPSVLVALPGSPAAALQEWRSAAVVPAPRKSVPLYLHPRPGPRPAPWPALALPPPRSSSPEDTYEYVDEAMATGDPWAEDSFTSDDADADDKGDRLYCN
- the LOC126995415 gene encoding uncharacterized protein LOC126995415 isoform X1 → MVVAMVVVVMGVVVTSPALADDPSLFEGCLVSPAFNISVGGRRAAQAEFWGFVGSAAAGPVMEVEVGEEGGFGHTRVNLTHTHASAIRVALMEERRQEWRVSGRVTAGWRRFLLAATWQKDALRLALTDDLGAAWLADAPPQGVPAAQWVSVAVPHFSTNCQALTPVWRVAAGAATEVPLSPLSRRLQFTLEGGSLPRLTLHHTELSLAAAAGDGSGQDTPPPAGPLLLRLTLDHTRPAAPPRLVSMLLPEESCSCPLAPSPAPSSSFSSLPLALPHGASCSQVAAGLRGVVEVVAGGPVVAMRLSGQGEGAFHVVQQLHVSPAAQDTTWGAAPCSGVIAISWPVLAGAAAALLLAGTCVGAGLCRLMGTRVEAAESAEVTTTTKSQSREEAASRKSESPYLKPRRGPSPPALPPPSVLVALPGSPAAALQEWRSAAVVPAPRKSVPLYLHPRPGPRPAPWPALALPPPRSSSPEDTYEYVDEAMATGDPWAEDSFTSDDADADDKGDRLYCN